One genomic window of Coraliomargarita sinensis includes the following:
- a CDS encoding Minf_1886 family protein yields the protein MNDPNRDFNEVIRTIRKDDPRYARGAYYFLRQALDYSLKELQKRGELDKTNHLTGQQLLEGIRLFAIEQYGPMARTVLENWGVKNCRDFGNIVFNLVECKVLGKTDRDSPEDFNKGYSFSAAFDKPFRPTTIKPTTKRPPLR from the coding sequence GTGAACGACCCGAACCGAGATTTTAACGAAGTCATCCGTACGATCCGTAAAGACGATCCGCGCTACGCCCGTGGTGCGTATTATTTTCTGCGTCAGGCGCTGGACTACAGCCTGAAAGAACTACAAAAACGCGGGGAACTCGATAAGACGAATCACTTGACCGGGCAGCAGTTACTTGAGGGGATTCGCCTCTTCGCCATCGAACAATACGGCCCGATGGCACGCACCGTCTTGGAAAACTGGGGCGTGAAAAACTGCCGTGACTTCGGCAACATCGTTTTCAACCTGGTCGAATGCAAGGTGCTTGGTAAGACGGACCGGGACAGCCCCGAGGATTTCAACAAAGGTTACAGCTTCAGCGCTGCCTTTGATAAGCCCTTCCGGCCAACGACCATCAAGCCCACGACGAAGCGACCGCCGCTGCGTTAG
- a CDS encoding AP2 domain-containing protein: MAKSKANKGISRIDSGSTHGWFVRGYRNGKTYSKLFSDRKCGGKGKAQKLAKEYRNQLSEELEAIPKRPRQRRIVVSDSRNTTGELGVSRTTKIGPNGTKHECYSVSWRPEPGIQKCTSFSIKKYGEKKAFKLAVDHRRKMMREIHGPNFYRQLSQRAKSKAS; the protein is encoded by the coding sequence ATGGCAAAATCAAAAGCAAACAAAGGCATCAGCCGCATCGACAGCGGCTCCACCCACGGCTGGTTTGTCCGTGGTTATCGCAATGGCAAAACCTACTCTAAGCTGTTCAGCGACCGCAAATGTGGCGGCAAGGGTAAAGCTCAAAAACTTGCCAAAGAGTACCGCAACCAACTCTCTGAGGAGCTTGAAGCGATTCCCAAGCGTCCCCGCCAGCGACGTATCGTCGTCTCCGATTCACGCAACACTACAGGTGAGCTAGGCGTTTCCCGTACCACGAAAATCGGCCCGAATGGCACTAAACACGAGTGCTATTCCGTGAGCTGGCGTCCGGAGCCCGGCATTCAGAAATGCACCTCTTTCTCGATCAAGAAGTACGGCGAGAAGAAGGCTTTCAAACTGGCGGTGGACCACCGCCGCAAAATGATGCGCGAGATCCATGGACCGAACTTCTACCGCCAGCTAAGCCAACGGGCGAAATCCAAAGCTAGCTAG
- a CDS encoding amidohydrolase family protein produces MAVFPSFLRTCPSFVPYLNLYADISCTAGRGMFTDNNVEAAREFYLKHQDKLLFGSDCGWWSFRMGLKPEFAYIDTLELPEEVENKVLRGNSEKLFPLKNSFKVGIGGHSFFFRPSRPLVRN; encoded by the coding sequence ATGGCGGTTTTTCCGAGCTTTCTTCGAACATGTCCGTCATTCGTGCCTTATCTGAATCTTTACGCTGATATTTCATGCACCGCCGGGCGGGGTATGTTCACCGACAACAATGTCGAAGCGGCCAGAGAGTTTTATCTCAAACATCAGGATAAGCTGCTCTTCGGTTCCGATTGCGGGTGGTGGTCTTTTCGGATGGGCCTCAAGCCTGAGTTTGCCTACATCGACACCCTCGAATTACCTGAGGAAGTCGAGAACAAGGTACTGCGCGGTAATTCCGAGAAATTATTTCCGCTAAAGAACTCGTTTAAGGTCGGAATCGGTGGCCATTCTTTCTTTTTCCGGCCAAGCCGGCCATTGGTCCGGAACTGA
- a CDS encoding alpha-L-fucosidase C-terminal domain-containing protein, translating into MEVNSESIHGSGPSPYEMPDWGRYTTKPGKLYAHVFHWPKSGKLTIADPAMQVQKVYLLADARKTPLQTTKTQDGWTITLPETTPDAAATVIAIEADK; encoded by the coding sequence ATGGAGGTCAATTCAGAGTCCATCCATGGCTCCGGGCCGAGCCCCTACGAAATGCCCGACTGGGGGCGCTATACCACCAAACCGGGCAAACTCTATGCCCATGTCTTCCATTGGCCGAAAAGCGGCAAACTGACGATTGCCGACCCCGCCATGCAGGTGCAAAAGGTCTATCTGCTGGCCGATGCCCGGAAAACACCGCTTCAAACCACGAAAACCCAAGACGGCTGGACCATCACCCTGCCTGAGACCACGCCCGATGCGGCTGCGACGGTGATCGCTATTGAGGCCGACAAATAG
- the rpsI gene encoding 30S ribosomal protein S9: protein MSEETFVTVGRRKTAVARVRLTRGTGKIEVNGKDAESYFKAEEFARAALSPLKTVEMSEQVDITVKAHGGGLNGQAGATRLGIARALEKLNGDLRVDLKKQGHMKRDPRARERKKTGQPGARKNFQFSKR from the coding sequence ATGAGCGAAGAAACATTTGTAACTGTCGGTCGTCGCAAGACGGCTGTCGCACGCGTCCGCCTCACCCGCGGCACCGGTAAGATCGAAGTCAACGGCAAGGACGCCGAAAGCTACTTCAAGGCCGAGGAGTTTGCCCGTGCGGCACTCTCCCCCCTGAAAACGGTCGAAATGTCCGAACAAGTCGACATCACGGTGAAGGCTCACGGCGGTGGCCTCAACGGTCAGGCCGGCGCCACCCGCCTCGGCATCGCCCGTGCACTTGAAAAGCTCAACGGCGACCTCCGCGTTGACCTTAAAAAACAGGGCCACATGAAGCGTGACCCCCGTGCCCGCGAGCGCAAGAAGACTGGTCAGCCTGGCGCACGTAAAAACTTCCAGTTCTCCAAGCGTTAA
- a CDS encoding M16 family metallopeptidase has translation MSSKEQQTSTFESHDLIDRLFRAPVERHVLENGLTLVHRPDYSSEVVSVQVWVKTGSIHEDTLIGSGLSHYLEHLLFKGTARREGKAISREVHAMGASMNAYTTFDRTVYYIDGPSSAFPEMADVLSDLVLHSTLPEAEVLRERDVILREIDMGLDDPDRQLTQALFRTAFCRHPYREPVIGHRELFERVTVEELRRYYKERYVPNNIVVSIVGAVRPSECAEVIDKTFGVVPRGRLAPVQVDTEPVQLAPRREDILGDYNVFRGGVCFKVPHLSHPDSPKLDALAHALGGGESSLLWERLRNQRKLVHYVDCRNWNPGENGLFMISYVCDPERGAEVEASIHELIEEVITTGFESDVVEKACRQALSSEINGRKTMSGQATRLGIGEVVIGDINYGRRYLNRLRSIGNEDLQEVAKHYLVDSNCSAVTLGPALDAPGEFNGEDEGLTLEPFEEVAFESGARLLLQQDSRLPKVHIRTVMLGGPLYEPEGQRGVSSLMAELLTKDTAKRGAVEISELIESIGGTFRATCGNNTISLALEVLPNDLGLALGLLKDALTQPSFNHATFETERQAQIANLKEEQDEILEFGFQRLREHFFGEHPFAVGPDGRVEDLKELTREDVEAHFRELVRAGNIILVVAGDFDRDQLMTELTPLLAEDLCREPFAPKLSPFPGLRESLDLTEAMEREQAVILQAYPGSGIQDDDFVTNEVLNELFSGMSSRLFEQVREDRGMAYYVGSTCVIGLDGGMFVFFAGTHPSRVEEVLVEIEKEIDRVVRGEVTDEELRRCRIRLKAARPMSRQTIGARAMHAALQLCYGLPLNDDAEHAVKLDATDATTLADFAKRHFAPDNKVRLVVGPKKA, from the coding sequence ATGAGTAGTAAAGAGCAACAGACCTCAACTTTTGAGTCACATGACTTAATTGATCGACTATTTCGTGCCCCTGTAGAACGTCATGTCTTGGAGAATGGCCTGACGCTGGTGCATCGTCCTGATTATTCCAGCGAGGTCGTGTCGGTTCAGGTTTGGGTGAAAACCGGGAGTATTCACGAAGATACCCTGATCGGTTCGGGGCTATCGCACTACCTCGAGCATTTGCTTTTCAAGGGCACGGCGCGTCGGGAGGGAAAGGCAATCAGCCGCGAAGTCCACGCCATGGGTGCTTCGATGAACGCGTACACCACATTCGATCGGACGGTGTATTACATAGACGGGCCTTCGAGCGCTTTTCCCGAGATGGCGGATGTGTTGTCCGATCTGGTATTGCATTCCACACTTCCGGAAGCGGAAGTTCTGCGCGAGCGCGATGTGATCCTGCGTGAGATCGATATGGGGCTGGATGACCCCGACCGGCAGCTGACGCAGGCGCTTTTCAGGACGGCTTTCTGCCGGCACCCTTATCGCGAGCCGGTTATCGGGCACCGCGAGCTTTTTGAACGGGTCACGGTCGAAGAATTACGCCGATACTACAAAGAGCGATATGTGCCCAACAACATTGTCGTTTCGATTGTCGGTGCGGTCAGACCTTCCGAGTGCGCCGAGGTTATCGATAAGACTTTTGGTGTGGTGCCCCGGGGTAGGCTGGCCCCAGTGCAGGTTGACACAGAGCCGGTCCAGCTCGCTCCCCGGCGCGAAGATATTCTCGGAGATTACAACGTCTTCCGGGGTGGGGTTTGTTTCAAGGTGCCGCATTTGAGCCATCCGGATTCACCGAAGCTCGACGCGCTGGCTCATGCCCTCGGTGGTGGAGAAAGCTCCTTGCTTTGGGAGCGTCTTCGGAATCAGCGGAAACTCGTTCACTACGTGGATTGTCGGAACTGGAACCCGGGAGAGAACGGCTTGTTCATGATCAGCTATGTCTGTGACCCGGAGCGCGGCGCGGAAGTGGAGGCGTCGATCCATGAATTAATCGAGGAAGTTATCACGACCGGGTTTGAAAGCGATGTGGTGGAAAAGGCCTGCCGACAGGCCCTGAGTTCGGAAATAAACGGGCGCAAAACGATGAGTGGTCAGGCCACCCGTTTGGGTATCGGCGAGGTGGTGATCGGGGATATTAATTACGGTCGCCGTTACCTGAATCGTCTGCGTTCCATCGGAAACGAGGACCTTCAGGAAGTGGCGAAACACTATCTGGTGGATTCGAATTGTTCGGCCGTGACGCTCGGACCTGCGTTGGATGCACCCGGGGAGTTCAATGGTGAAGACGAGGGGCTCACTTTGGAGCCTTTCGAGGAAGTGGCCTTTGAGTCCGGTGCCCGCCTGCTGTTGCAGCAGGACAGCCGACTTCCCAAGGTGCATATCCGCACGGTCATGCTGGGCGGGCCGCTTTACGAGCCGGAGGGCCAGCGCGGCGTGTCGTCGCTGATGGCCGAACTCTTGACCAAGGATACGGCCAAGCGTGGAGCAGTGGAAATCTCTGAATTAATCGAAAGCATCGGCGGAACATTTCGTGCGACCTGTGGGAACAATACCATCAGCCTTGCGCTTGAAGTCCTGCCGAACGACCTGGGACTGGCTCTGGGGCTGCTTAAGGATGCCCTGACGCAACCCAGTTTCAATCACGCCACTTTCGAGACCGAGCGGCAGGCACAGATCGCCAATCTCAAGGAGGAACAGGACGAGATTCTTGAATTCGGCTTTCAACGCTTGCGCGAGCACTTCTTCGGGGAGCATCCTTTTGCCGTGGGGCCGGACGGGCGCGTGGAAGATTTGAAGGAGCTGACGCGGGAGGATGTCGAGGCCCACTTCCGGGAATTGGTCCGTGCCGGAAACATCATTCTGGTGGTTGCGGGCGACTTTGACCGCGATCAGTTGATGACTGAACTGACGCCGCTTTTGGCGGAGGATCTCTGCCGTGAGCCCTTCGCCCCCAAACTATCCCCATTCCCCGGATTACGCGAGTCACTGGATCTGACCGAAGCGATGGAACGGGAACAGGCTGTCATACTTCAAGCCTATCCCGGCTCCGGCATACAGGACGACGATTTCGTGACCAACGAAGTGCTGAACGAATTATTCAGCGGTATGTCCAGCCGGCTCTTCGAGCAGGTCCGTGAAGATCGGGGCATGGCCTATTATGTAGGCTCCACTTGTGTGATCGGTTTGGACGGCGGGATGTTTGTCTTTTTTGCCGGAACGCACCCGTCCCGAGTGGAGGAAGTCCTGGTGGAAATTGAAAAAGAAATCGACCGTGTGGTTCGGGGAGAGGTGACTGACGAGGAGTTGAGACGTTGCCGCATCCGTTTGAAGGCGGCCCGGCCGATGAGCCGGCAGACGATCGGTGCCCGTGCCATGCATGCGGCCTTGCAGCTTTGCTATGGGCTCCCGCTGAATGACGATGCCGAGCACGCCGTCAAACTCGATGCGACCGATGCCACGACATTGGCAGATTTTGCCAAGCGTCACTTTGCTCCGGATAATAAAGTGCGACTGGTTGTCGGCCCGAAAAAAGCGTAA
- the smpB gene encoding SsrA-binding protein SmpB, which produces MCAKKKKSAGNHQREIRNAKAHHNYFVGEKFEAGMVLQGTEVKAIREGNAQITESFCRIEKGQVWLYNSHIGEYSFGNFQNHPPRRKRKLLLHRREINKLIGAVEAGGKSLIPLRLYLKNGMIKIEIALCTGKKLHDKRETLKRKVAMREAEREMRQRY; this is translated from the coding sequence GTGTGCGCCAAGAAGAAAAAGTCCGCGGGCAACCACCAACGTGAGATCCGCAACGCGAAAGCTCACCACAATTACTTTGTGGGTGAGAAGTTCGAGGCGGGAATGGTGCTTCAGGGCACCGAGGTAAAGGCCATCCGCGAGGGCAACGCCCAGATTACCGAATCGTTTTGCCGGATCGAGAAAGGGCAGGTCTGGCTCTACAACTCCCACATCGGAGAATATTCTTTCGGGAACTTTCAAAATCACCCACCGCGGCGGAAGCGTAAACTGCTCCTGCACCGTCGGGAGATCAATAAGCTCATCGGTGCGGTCGAAGCCGGCGGTAAATCGCTCATTCCCTTGCGACTCTACCTGAAAAACGGGATGATCAAAATCGAGATCGCCCTCTGTACCGGCAAGAAGCTCCACGATAAGCGGGAAACCTTGAAGAGAAAAGTCGCCATGCGCGAAGCGGAACGCGAAATGCGTCAGCGTTACTAG
- the rplM gene encoding 50S ribosomal protein L13: MKTTLATNTDHTKSWYMVDAADETLGRVAVKIANVLRGRHKPTYTPHADTGDFVVVVNAEKIKLSGKKNTQKTYMFYSGWMGGDSYVNIKDMRQKKPEFIIEHAVKGMLPRNRLGRQMIKKLKIYAGSEHPHEAQQPKPLV; encoded by the coding sequence ATGAAGACGACTTTAGCTACCAACACAGACCACACCAAATCCTGGTATATGGTCGATGCTGCCGATGAAACACTCGGTCGCGTTGCTGTAAAAATTGCCAACGTGCTCCGTGGCCGCCACAAGCCCACCTACACGCCGCACGCCGACACCGGAGACTTTGTTGTCGTGGTCAACGCAGAGAAGATTAAACTCTCCGGCAAAAAGAACACTCAGAAGACATACATGTTCTACTCCGGCTGGATGGGCGGTGACAGTTATGTCAACATCAAGGACATGCGTCAGAAGAAACCTGAGTTCATCATCGAGCACGCCGTCAAAGGCATGCTTCCCCGCAACCGTCTCGGTCGCCAAATGATTAAGAAGCTCAAGATCTACGCCGGTTCTGAGCACCCCCACGAAGCACAACAACCCAAGCCGCTGGTATAA
- a CDS encoding DNA-directed RNA polymerase subunit omega has protein sequence MRDDYLHEAQKVITDPMILINVVSRRAKQLKSGYKPLIESLERLSAEDMALREIMEGKITYQLDEETQEV, from the coding sequence TTGAGAGACGATTATTTACACGAAGCACAGAAGGTCATCACTGATCCGATGATACTGATCAATGTTGTGTCGCGTCGCGCCAAGCAACTCAAGAGCGGCTACAAGCCACTTATCGAGTCCTTGGAGCGCCTATCGGCTGAAGACATGGCACTTCGCGAGATCATGGAAGGTAAAATCACCTACCAGCTCGATGAAGAGACTCAGGAAGTCTAG
- a CDS encoding helicase C-terminal domain-containing protein: MQVDTQSRDAQLSVGELAIFRNRPQSSKTGAGIWRAKVGQQWHKESAKQTEAAYPKAVFEQSIAATLRHRDWNIHLQGRIDQILPEADSLILREVKTVRQPLPCPAEDLLQQYPEYFAQAAIYLMLASILPEYAGHSLKAELLFIEISSGTVQTLPVAKESRDLVDAQLEQLVTFLDDRRARRVQLDALEIRPAFPSLREGQAELIEQLSKASLKSPTVLLQAPTGFGKTGIVLEHALREMQNGLYERCIYLTSKSSGQLETVRQLQNMIGRNLRFIQMRNRAEHRIDSPMHRCTGDRRCEEDLGQRWMEADIHPPELLRDGTLNLEQAKDIGRQTGVCPYALTKACLPFAELWIGDSNYLFAPQSRHVFSEPYGFDPAKTIVIIDEAHNLPNRNADALSVELNASNLFFALEGLSEAGASRRLIRSLEEIATEIEALHSATVLSPDQIYAMGNLCLEAAIFLEDSRFNYDVVAPFALETVWRIPELAKRLDEAASDWLFWCPKTSILRAQCLDAGKWTAECLKPFSCRILMSATLDPVDNFRNEIGLSPAETDLAIGWADWREGAYDVAIDCRVDTRMKQRKSHYETTGRTIVEMTLADSSAPTVVFFSSYQYAENIRTYISALNESLRVAIQPRGVDLREQERFIDESLLYTDVIFLIIGSSYSEGIDKLGGQVKSVIVVGPALPEVNAVQKAKILMDSSLSGKNAFERVYLIPAIRRIHQALGRIVRAPGHRAKILLHGKRYAEKQYYELLQPEYQTTYIIRNDTALKSWMYK; encoded by the coding sequence ATGCAGGTCGATACGCAAAGTCGCGATGCCCAATTGAGCGTTGGGGAACTGGCTATTTTCCGAAATAGGCCCCAGAGCAGCAAAACAGGTGCCGGCATCTGGCGGGCCAAAGTCGGTCAGCAATGGCACAAGGAATCGGCAAAACAAACCGAAGCGGCTTACCCGAAGGCTGTTTTCGAACAATCGATTGCGGCCACCCTGCGGCACCGTGATTGGAATATCCATTTGCAGGGCCGTATCGACCAGATCTTACCGGAAGCGGACTCCCTGATTCTTCGGGAAGTCAAGACCGTGCGCCAACCACTGCCCTGCCCGGCCGAAGACCTGCTTCAACAATATCCGGAATATTTCGCTCAGGCAGCGATCTACCTGATGCTGGCCAGCATCCTGCCGGAGTATGCAGGACACTCACTCAAAGCCGAACTGCTCTTCATCGAAATCAGTTCCGGCACAGTCCAGACGCTTCCTGTCGCCAAAGAAAGTCGTGATCTGGTGGACGCGCAGCTGGAGCAGCTCGTCACCTTCCTGGATGACCGGCGCGCCCGCCGGGTTCAACTGGATGCGCTCGAAATTCGCCCCGCTTTCCCCAGCCTGCGTGAGGGCCAGGCCGAATTGATCGAACAGCTTAGCAAGGCCAGCCTGAAAAGCCCGACCGTGTTGCTACAGGCCCCGACAGGATTCGGAAAAACCGGGATCGTACTGGAACACGCACTGCGGGAGATGCAGAACGGACTCTATGAGCGCTGCATCTATTTGACCAGCAAGTCCAGCGGGCAGCTCGAAACCGTCCGTCAGTTACAAAACATGATCGGTCGAAACCTCCGCTTCATCCAAATGCGTAACCGAGCTGAGCACAGGATTGACAGCCCCATGCATCGCTGCACCGGCGACCGCCGCTGCGAAGAAGATCTGGGGCAACGCTGGATGGAGGCGGACATTCATCCACCGGAGCTTCTACGCGACGGAACCTTGAACCTGGAACAGGCCAAAGACATTGGCCGTCAAACCGGCGTCTGTCCCTACGCGCTAACCAAGGCCTGCCTCCCATTTGCCGAGCTCTGGATTGGTGACAGCAATTACCTGTTTGCCCCGCAGAGTCGTCATGTTTTCTCCGAGCCTTACGGGTTCGACCCGGCCAAAACCATCGTTATCATCGACGAGGCTCACAACCTCCCCAATCGAAATGCTGATGCCCTGAGTGTTGAATTGAACGCCTCCAACCTTTTCTTTGCACTTGAAGGGTTAAGCGAGGCGGGCGCCTCCCGCCGTTTGATACGTAGCCTCGAAGAAATCGCCACCGAGATCGAAGCGCTCCATTCAGCAACCGTTCTGAGCCCCGATCAGATTTACGCGATGGGGAACCTCTGCCTGGAAGCAGCGATTTTTCTGGAAGACAGCCGGTTTAATTATGATGTGGTCGCTCCATTCGCACTTGAGACCGTATGGCGGATTCCAGAACTGGCCAAGCGACTCGATGAGGCAGCAAGCGATTGGCTTTTTTGGTGCCCGAAAACATCGATATTACGCGCGCAGTGCCTGGATGCCGGCAAATGGACCGCCGAATGCCTCAAACCCTTCAGCTGTCGTATACTCATGTCGGCCACGCTGGATCCCGTGGACAACTTCCGAAATGAGATCGGCCTGAGCCCTGCCGAGACGGATTTAGCCATTGGTTGGGCTGACTGGCGAGAGGGGGCCTACGACGTTGCTATCGACTGCCGAGTCGACACCCGGATGAAACAAAGGAAGAGTCATTATGAAACGACCGGGCGAACGATTGTAGAAATGACGCTGGCGGACTCCAGCGCACCGACCGTTGTCTTCTTTTCTTCCTACCAATACGCGGAAAACATTCGTACCTATATTTCAGCGCTCAATGAATCACTCCGAGTTGCCATTCAACCGCGCGGAGTGGACCTACGTGAACAAGAACGGTTTATCGACGAAAGCCTGCTTTATACCGATGTTATCTTTTTGATTATCGGCAGCAGTTACTCGGAAGGCATTGATAAACTTGGTGGGCAGGTGAAATCCGTCATCGTAGTCGGACCGGCACTACCTGAAGTGAATGCGGTGCAAAAAGCTAAGATTCTTATGGATTCGTCACTTTCCGGAAAAAACGCTTTTGAACGAGTCTATCTCATTCCCGCAATACGGCGGATACATCAAGCGCTGGGACGTATCGTCCGGGCACCGGGCCATCGTGCGAAGATACTTCTTCACGGCAAACGCTACGCTGAAAAACAATATTATGAATTGCTGCAACCGGAATACCAGACGACATACATAATTCGTAACGATACGGCTCTCAAAAGTTGGATGTATAAATAA
- a CDS encoding 3-keto-disaccharide hydrolase: MLKSIRNHPTLSSIIGMTSFAAASLLLTACNQDSEWKSIYNGENLEGFDTHLGKSLGEEWAEVTEAATLDSVFSVVEMDGDRVIRISGEINGSLATQEAFENYHLRLVFKWGDNVYSKRNSGLLYHSFGEFGEAHGTWMPNIELQLMHGNLGDTYLMANTACEIPAVKNPESKQWIYTPATERTHFGQHANGRLIRKMQDAEKPLGEWNVVDLYCFGTTAVHVVNGVPVMANYETATHQDGALKPLTSGKIQVQSEGAELFIKSMEIKPIASIPPEVLD, from the coding sequence ATGTTAAAATCCATCCGAAACCACCCCACTCTCTCTTCGATTATCGGCATGACTAGCTTCGCTGCAGCCAGCCTCCTGCTGACAGCCTGCAATCAGGATTCCGAATGGAAATCCATCTACAATGGCGAGAACCTCGAGGGCTTTGATACCCATCTCGGTAAATCACTTGGCGAAGAGTGGGCGGAAGTCACGGAAGCGGCTACTTTGGATAGCGTCTTTTCCGTGGTTGAAATGGACGGTGATCGGGTAATTCGCATCTCCGGTGAGATCAACGGCTCGCTGGCAACCCAAGAAGCGTTTGAGAACTATCACCTCCGCCTGGTCTTCAAATGGGGCGACAACGTTTACTCCAAGCGCAACAGCGGCCTCCTCTACCACAGTTTCGGCGAGTTCGGGGAAGCCCACGGCACCTGGATGCCGAATATCGAGCTGCAGCTCATGCACGGCAATCTCGGCGATACTTATCTGATGGCCAACACGGCCTGCGAAATCCCGGCCGTAAAAAACCCTGAATCGAAACAATGGATATATACTCCCGCAACGGAGCGGACCCATTTTGGGCAGCACGCCAATGGGCGCCTGATCCGCAAGATGCAGGATGCGGAAAAGCCCCTCGGCGAATGGAATGTCGTCGACCTCTACTGTTTCGGCACTACGGCTGTCCACGTTGTCAATGGCGTTCCCGTCATGGCCAATTACGAAACCGCAACCCATCAAGACGGTGCGTTGAAACCACTCACTTCCGGTAAAATTCAAGTGCAGTCCGAAGGTGCGGAATTGTTCATTAAATCCATGGAAATCAAACCGATCGCCTCGATCCCTCCAGAAGTCCTTGATTGA
- the thrB gene encoding homoserine kinase gives MPKKTVTVQIPASTSNCGPGFDCLSIALSLYNFVRLTVREDTVIAPVGEANAGTQAMVEEAALSFAQTAGLDLPGFDYEIWGDVPLARGLGSSSTVRAGIVAGLNELVGNPLDEEAAIRLTTKLDSSPDNATAAFSGGFCIARTDPTTFAYQHHIRFELPGTLAFAAVAPDYKVMTDDSRRVLPETLSFKDVVRTTNSLAYLVGVLATGDFERLRGAVHDCIHQPYRELLNPFGHESIEAGCSSGAYAGWLSGSGSTVVCPCPADKVNVVLDAMTQAYAVNDIKSRSYRLLCDNDGLTVNED, from the coding sequence ATGCCTAAAAAAACCGTGACCGTCCAGATCCCTGCCAGCACCTCAAACTGTGGTCCCGGCTTTGACTGCCTGAGCATTGCGCTCTCGCTCTACAATTTTGTACGCCTGACGGTGCGCGAGGATACGGTGATCGCCCCGGTTGGTGAGGCGAATGCTGGCACTCAGGCCATGGTGGAGGAAGCCGCGCTGAGTTTTGCCCAGACGGCGGGTCTGGATTTGCCCGGTTTCGATTACGAGATCTGGGGGGACGTGCCCCTGGCGCGGGGCCTGGGGTCGAGTTCTACCGTGCGTGCAGGCATAGTGGCCGGATTAAATGAACTGGTTGGGAATCCGCTGGACGAGGAAGCGGCGATTCGTCTGACCACCAAACTCGATAGTTCTCCCGACAACGCCACGGCCGCATTCAGTGGGGGCTTTTGCATCGCCCGGACCGACCCCACAACGTTCGCCTATCAGCACCATATCCGCTTCGAGTTACCCGGGACGCTGGCCTTTGCCGCGGTGGCACCGGACTACAAAGTGATGACCGATGACTCGCGCCGTGTATTGCCTGAGACCTTGTCGTTTAAGGATGTCGTTCGCACGACCAATAGTTTGGCCTACCTGGTCGGTGTTTTGGCGACCGGCGATTTTGAGCGCTTGCGCGGTGCGGTGCATGATTGCATTCACCAGCCTTATCGAGAGTTGTTGAATCCGTTTGGGCACGAGAGTATCGAAGCCGGGTGCAGTTCCGGTGCGTATGCCGGCTGGTTGAGCGGCAGCGGCTCGACGGTGGTCTGCCCCTGTCCGGCAGACAAGGTCAATGTGGTGCTTGATGCCATGACGCAGGCCTATGCGGTAAATGATATCAAGAGTCGCTCCTACCGTCTGCTCTGCGACAACGACGGCCTGACCGTGAACGAAGATTAG